A region of Haloplanus sp. XH21 DNA encodes the following proteins:
- a CDS encoding DUF1508 domain-containing protein, translated as MALATPPPQRQRIATSGEGYSRKHNAWKGLRSVMANSSNAEIVNEPSG; from the coding sequence GTGGCGCTGGCGACTCCGCCACCGCAACGGCAACGTATCGCTACCTCCGGTGAGGGGTACAGCCGCAAACACAACGCGTGGAAGGGACTCCGGAGCGTGATGGCGAACTCGTCGAACGCGGAGATCGTCAACGAGCCGTCCGGCTGA
- a CDS encoding DUF7557 family protein, translated as MSRTIEVSDDLADRLEDHRAEDETVEELIEELVNIYEQEGRFTDRGL; from the coding sequence ATGTCTCGGACCATCGAAGTGAGCGACGACCTGGCCGACAGACTCGAAGACCACCGTGCCGAGGACGAAACCGTCGAGGAACTCATCGAGGAACTCGTGAACATCTACGAGCAGGAAGGCCGGTTCACTGATCGCGGGCTCTAG
- a CDS encoding DUF1028 domain-containing protein, with translation MTYSLCVREQVAGADAPRFGVAAATRLPAVGSVCPHVSEQGAVATAGVTDADLGLRSLADLAAGRRIDDVVATRAADAPTLQIHGVDAHATAAHTGADCRPVATHASGDGYSVAGTSLADDEVLAALAQGYRDNERDAPLVRRLITALAAAERAGGDRRTDLPVGSAAVVVTTPGSEPEPLYHDLRVDANESPVAELRETYRRAKHGYEAALDRYQTENS, from the coding sequence GTGACCTACAGTCTCTGTGTCCGTGAGCAGGTCGCTGGCGCCGACGCGCCGCGGTTCGGCGTTGCCGCCGCGACGCGGCTCCCGGCGGTGGGAAGCGTCTGCCCGCACGTGAGCGAGCAGGGTGCCGTTGCGACCGCCGGCGTCACCGACGCCGACCTCGGTCTGCGGTCCCTCGCCGACCTCGCGGCGGGGCGGCGCATCGACGACGTGGTGGCGACCCGCGCCGCCGACGCGCCGACCCTCCAGATTCACGGCGTCGACGCTCACGCCACGGCGGCCCACACCGGCGCCGACTGCCGGCCGGTCGCGACTCACGCCTCGGGGGATGGCTACAGCGTCGCGGGCACGTCGCTCGCCGACGACGAAGTCCTTGCCGCCCTCGCTCAGGGCTACCGCGACAACGAACGCGACGCCCCGCTCGTCCGCCGTCTGATCACGGCGCTCGCGGCCGCGGAGCGGGCGGGCGGCGATCGACGGACCGATCTCCCGGTGGGGAGCGCCGCCGTCGTCGTGACGACGCCCGGCTCCGAGCCGGAGCCGCTCTATCACGATCTCCGCGTCGACGCGAACGAGTCGCCGGTGGCGGAGCTGCGAGAGACGTACCGGCGCGCGAAACACGGCTACGAGGCCGCGCTCGACCGCTATCAGACCGAAAACTCGTAG
- the tuf gene encoding translation elongation factor EF-1 subunit alpha — translation MSDKPHQNLAIIGHVDHGKSTLVGRLLFETGSVPEHVIEQYREEAEEKGKGGFEFAYVMDNLAEERERGVTIDIAHQEFDTDEYYFTIVDCPGHRDFVKNMITGASQADNAVLVVAADDGVAPQTREHVFLARTLGINELIIGVNKMDIVDYSEDTYEEVVGEVKKLLKQVQFGTEDASFIPISAFEGDNVAEKSGNMDWFDGPTLLESLNDLPATEPPTDAPLRLPIQDVYTISGIGTVPVGRLETGTMHAGDNVSFQPSDVGGEVKTIEMHHEEVDSAGPGDNVGFNVRGVGKDDIRRGDVCGPADDPPSVAETFQAQVVVMQHPSVITAGYTPVFHAHTAQVACTIESIDQKLDPASGEVAEENPDFIKSGDAAVVTVRPQKPLSIEPSSEIPELGSFAIRDMGQTIAAGKVLSVNER, via the coding sequence ATGAGTGACAAACCGCACCAGAATCTGGCCATTATCGGCCACGTCGACCACGGCAAGAGCACGCTCGTCGGGCGACTCCTGTTCGAAACGGGGTCCGTACCGGAGCACGTCATCGAACAGTACCGCGAAGAAGCAGAGGAGAAGGGCAAGGGCGGCTTCGAGTTCGCCTACGTGATGGACAACCTCGCCGAGGAGCGAGAGCGTGGTGTCACCATCGACATCGCCCACCAAGAGTTCGACACGGACGAATACTACTTCACCATCGTCGACTGTCCGGGTCACCGTGACTTCGTGAAGAACATGATCACGGGGGCCTCCCAGGCCGACAACGCGGTGCTCGTCGTCGCGGCCGACGACGGCGTCGCGCCCCAGACGCGAGAGCACGTCTTCCTCGCGCGGACGCTCGGGATCAACGAACTGATCATCGGCGTCAACAAGATGGACATCGTCGACTACAGCGAGGACACCTACGAGGAAGTCGTCGGTGAAGTCAAGAAGCTCCTCAAGCAGGTCCAGTTCGGAACGGAGGACGCGTCCTTCATCCCGATTTCGGCCTTCGAGGGCGACAACGTCGCCGAGAAGTCCGGCAACATGGACTGGTTCGACGGGCCGACGCTGCTCGAATCCCTGAACGACCTGCCGGCGACGGAGCCGCCGACGGACGCGCCGCTCCGCCTGCCGATTCAGGACGTGTACACCATCTCCGGCATCGGGACGGTCCCGGTCGGCCGTCTCGAAACCGGGACGATGCACGCCGGCGACAACGTCAGCTTCCAGCCGTCTGATGTCGGTGGCGAGGTCAAGACCATCGAGATGCACCACGAGGAAGTCGACTCCGCGGGCCCCGGCGACAACGTCGGGTTCAACGTCCGTGGCGTCGGCAAGGACGACATCCGCCGTGGCGACGTCTGTGGCCCGGCCGACGACCCGCCGTCGGTCGCCGAGACGTTCCAGGCACAGGTCGTCGTCATGCAGCACCCGAGCGTCATCACGGCGGGCTACACGCCGGTCTTCCACGCCCACACGGCGCAGGTCGCGTGTACCATCGAGTCCATCGACCAGAAGCTCGACCCCGCCAGCGGGGAAGTCGCCGAGGAGAATCCGGACTTCATCAAGTCCGGCGACGCGGCTGTCGTGACGGTGCGACCGCAGAAGCCGCTCAGCATCGAGCCGTCCTCGGAGATTCCGGAACTCGGGAGCTTCGCCATCCGTGACATGGGTCAGACCATCGCGGCCGGCAAAGTGCTCTCGGTCAACGAGCGATAG
- the rpsJ gene encoding 30S ribosomal protein S10, giving the protein MQQARVRLAGTSPEDLDDICDEVRDIAGKTGVNLSGPIPLPTKTLEVPSRKSPDGEGTATWEHWEMRVHKRLIDIDADERALRQLMRIQVPNDVSIEIVLED; this is encoded by the coding sequence ATGCAGCAAGCACGCGTCCGCCTGGCGGGTACGAGCCCCGAGGACCTCGACGACATCTGCGACGAAGTCCGCGACATCGCGGGCAAGACGGGGGTCAACCTCAGTGGGCCGATCCCGCTGCCGACCAAGACCCTAGAAGTCCCGTCCCGGAAGTCCCCCGACGGTGAGGGGACCGCGACCTGGGAGCACTGGGAGATGCGCGTCCACAAGCGTCTGATCGACATCGACGCCGACGAACGCGCGCTTCGCCAGCTCATGCGCATCCAGGTGCCGAACGACGTCAGTATCGAGATCGTCCTCGAAGACTGA
- a CDS encoding type II toxin-antitoxin system HicB family antitoxin, translated as MASATRGHDEAAGVVFTKEDDGGITATDLETELTRGGNTRAAALAQLAEVLALHEGGGERISDPDTFLRDELGIEPSDEERELPDFLQ; from the coding sequence ATGGCGAGCGCGACGCGTGGCCACGACGAAGCGGCGGGCGTCGTCTTCACCAAAGAAGACGACGGGGGTATCACCGCTACGGACCTCGAAACGGAGCTGACCCGCGGTGGCAACACCCGTGCTGCGGCGCTCGCACAACTCGCCGAGGTTCTCGCACTTCACGAAGGCGGCGGCGAGAGGATCTCCGATCCGGACACCTTCCTGCGGGACGAACTCGGTATCGAGCCGAGCGACGAAGAACGAGAACTCCCCGACTTCCTGCAGTAG
- a CDS encoding DUF7562 family protein: MWRSGPDGSGDETTVVCIACGGSLPRADAREYDKEGDRWSRRGKDFEHLCKECYRGLCHQPRDDLEAMLVDIADDDISQEAFLKRYYGAVEERDESREEPES; encoded by the coding sequence ATGTGGCGCTCGGGACCGGATGGCTCCGGGGATGAAACGACGGTCGTCTGCATCGCGTGCGGTGGATCGCTCCCCCGCGCCGACGCTCGCGAGTACGACAAGGAAGGCGACCGCTGGAGCCGTCGCGGCAAGGACTTCGAACACCTCTGTAAGGAGTGTTACCGCGGTCTCTGTCACCAGCCACGCGACGACCTCGAAGCCATGCTCGTCGACATCGCGGACGACGACATCTCGCAGGAGGCGTTTCTGAAACGCTACTACGGCGCCGTCGAGGAACGCGACGAATCGCGAGAGGAGCCGGAGTCCTGA
- a CDS encoding cell division protein SepF — translation MGIMSKILGGGGTHSTDDYVELNLDDFDTARAEASMQVHIAEISEQRDAMAIKDAVYDGDLVIADITRMSPSDNVVDRILEDLRQVAREVDGDVVQKGDDQIIIVPTGVKISREKLS, via the coding sequence ATGGGCATCATGAGCAAGATCCTCGGCGGGGGCGGCACGCACAGCACTGACGACTACGTCGAACTGAACCTGGACGATTTCGATACGGCGCGGGCCGAAGCGAGCATGCAGGTCCACATCGCCGAAATCAGCGAACAGCGTGACGCCATGGCGATCAAAGACGCCGTCTACGACGGCGACCTCGTCATCGCGGACATCACGCGAATGAGTCCGAGCGACAACGTGGTCGACCGCATCCTCGAGGACCTCCGGCAGGTGGCGCGCGAAGTCGACGGCGACGTGGTGCAGAAAGGCGACGACCAGATCATCATCGTGCCGACGGGCGTGAAGATCAGCCGAGAGAAGCTGTCCTGA
- the uvrA gene encoding excinuclease ABC subunit UvrA yields the protein MSKDYIEVRGAEEHNLKDLDVRIPREEFSVVTGLSGSGKSSLAFETVYAEGQRRYIESLSAYARNFLGQMDKPQVESVEGLSPAISIDQKNAANNPRSTVGTVTELHDYLRLLYARVGTPHCPECGREVGEQSAGQMVRRLLELPEGTRAKLCAPIVRDQKGAFEDRFDDLVSQGYSRVEVDGEPYDLTMNRPELDENYDHTIDVVVDRVRIDPDARSRITDSVETALEEAGGVLKVVLPDPPAGVELGGATARSTGDLADGDAEDDDAPDRLVVEFSEDLACTHCGIDMPEIETRSFSFNSPHGACPECEGIGNTKEVDPSLVVQDPSKPLKNVFEPWSYNRSYYQRQLDSMARHFGVSLDTPFEELDDEVQDAFLHGTDEEVLFKWTTKNGVRRKEQPFEGVIGNLERRHVETDSENTREHIEEFMAVTTCPACDGTRLKPASRGVRVDGTSITEVSRMSIADALAHFEGLEASLTERERTIAEEILKEIRARLGFMQEVGLDYLTLDREASTLSGGESQRIRLATQVGSGLVGVLYVLDEPSIGLHQRDNDRLLDTLEGLRDLGNTLLVVEHDEETMRRADNIIDMGPGPGRRGGEVVAQGDFEDIVASDESVTGDYLAGRTEIPVPDDRRDTDDGELVVRGARQHNLKDLDVAIPIGQFVAITGVSGSGKSTLMHDVLYKGLAREMNDNTSVDPGDHDAIEGDDAIETVRLIDQSPIGRTPRSNPATYTGVFDHVRELFAETKLANQRGYEKGRFSFNVKGGRCEECGGQGTVKIEMNFLSDVHVPCEECGGDRYNDETLDVTFKGATIADVLEMEVDEALEFFEANPGIRRRLQLLKDVGLGYMKLGQPSTTLSGGEAQRVKLAEELGKKDSGETLYLLDEPTTGLHSEDERKLIEVLHRLADAGNTVVVIEHELDLVKNADHVVDLGPEGGDGGGELVATGTPEAVAREDGSHTGRYLRDLLPDVDLAGPRDDRKKPAKAASDD from the coding sequence ATGAGCAAGGACTACATCGAGGTTCGCGGGGCCGAGGAACACAACCTCAAGGACCTCGACGTCCGCATTCCCCGCGAGGAGTTCAGCGTCGTCACCGGCCTCTCCGGGTCGGGCAAATCGTCGCTCGCGTTCGAGACGGTGTACGCCGAGGGGCAGCGCCGCTACATCGAATCCCTCTCCGCGTACGCCCGCAACTTTCTCGGTCAGATGGACAAACCGCAGGTCGAGAGCGTCGAAGGGCTCTCACCGGCCATCTCCATCGACCAGAAGAACGCCGCCAACAACCCCCGGTCGACGGTCGGTACCGTCACCGAACTCCACGACTATCTGCGCTTGCTGTACGCCCGCGTCGGCACGCCACACTGCCCGGAGTGTGGCCGCGAGGTGGGCGAGCAGAGCGCCGGACAGATGGTGCGTCGCCTCCTCGAACTCCCCGAGGGGACGCGGGCCAAGCTCTGTGCGCCCATCGTCCGCGACCAGAAAGGCGCTTTCGAGGACCGCTTCGACGACCTGGTGAGCCAGGGCTACAGCCGCGTCGAGGTCGACGGCGAACCGTACGACCTCACGATGAACCGCCCCGAACTGGACGAGAACTACGACCACACCATCGACGTGGTGGTCGACCGGGTGCGCATCGACCCCGACGCCCGCTCTCGCATCACGGACTCCGTCGAGACGGCGCTCGAAGAGGCGGGCGGCGTCCTCAAGGTCGTCCTCCCCGATCCGCCCGCCGGCGTCGAGCTCGGCGGGGCGACCGCCCGGTCGACGGGCGACCTGGCCGACGGCGACGCGGAAGACGACGACGCCCCCGACCGCCTCGTCGTCGAGTTCTCCGAGGACCTGGCGTGTACGCACTGCGGCATCGACATGCCCGAAATCGAGACGCGTAGTTTCTCCTTCAACAGCCCGCACGGCGCCTGTCCGGAGTGTGAGGGCATCGGCAACACGAAGGAGGTCGACCCGAGCCTCGTAGTGCAGGACCCGAGCAAACCGCTAAAGAACGTCTTCGAGCCCTGGAGTTACAATCGGTCGTACTACCAGCGCCAACTCGACTCGATGGCGCGGCATTTCGGCGTCTCCCTGGACACACCGTTCGAGGAGTTGGACGACGAGGTGCAGGACGCCTTCCTTCACGGCACCGACGAAGAAGTGCTGTTCAAGTGGACGACCAAAAACGGCGTACGCCGGAAAGAACAGCCGTTCGAGGGGGTCATCGGCAACCTCGAACGCCGCCACGTCGAGACGGACTCGGAGAACACGCGCGAGCACATCGAGGAGTTCATGGCCGTCACCACCTGCCCGGCCTGTGACGGCACGCGCCTCAAACCCGCCTCGCGAGGCGTCCGCGTCGACGGCACCTCGATCACCGAAGTGAGTCGCATGAGTATCGCCGACGCGCTCGCCCACTTCGAGGGGCTGGAGGCGTCGCTCACGGAGCGCGAACGCACCATCGCCGAGGAGATTCTGAAGGAGATCCGCGCCCGTCTGGGCTTCATGCAGGAGGTCGGCCTCGACTACCTCACCCTCGACCGCGAGGCGTCGACGCTCTCGGGCGGCGAGTCCCAGCGCATCCGCCTGGCGACGCAGGTGGGGTCCGGCCTCGTGGGCGTGCTCTACGTCCTCGACGAGCCCTCCATCGGCCTCCACCAGCGGGACAACGACCGCCTGCTCGACACGCTGGAGGGCCTCCGTGACCTGGGCAACACCCTCCTCGTCGTCGAACACGACGAGGAGACGATGCGCCGCGCGGACAACATCATCGACATGGGGCCCGGGCCGGGCCGGCGCGGCGGCGAGGTGGTCGCCCAGGGCGACTTCGAGGACATCGTCGCGAGCGACGAGTCGGTCACCGGCGACTATCTCGCGGGGCGCACCGAAATCCCGGTGCCCGACGACCGCCGCGACACCGACGACGGCGAACTCGTCGTCCGCGGCGCGCGCCAGCACAACCTCAAAGATCTCGACGTGGCCATCCCCATCGGCCAGTTCGTCGCCATCACGGGCGTCTCTGGATCGGGGAAGTCCACCCTGATGCACGACGTGCTTTACAAGGGCCTGGCGCGCGAGATGAACGACAACACCTCGGTCGACCCCGGTGATCACGACGCCATCGAAGGGGACGACGCTATCGAGACGGTGCGCCTCATCGACCAGTCGCCCATCGGGCGCACCCCGCGCTCGAACCCCGCCACCTACACCGGCGTCTTCGACCACGTCCGCGAACTCTTTGCGGAGACGAAGCTGGCGAACCAGCGCGGCTACGAGAAGGGTCGCTTCTCGTTCAACGTCAAGGGCGGCCGCTGCGAGGAGTGCGGGGGCCAGGGCACGGTCAAAATCGAGATGAACTTCCTCTCGGACGTACACGTCCCCTGCGAGGAGTGTGGGGGCGACCGCTACAACGACGAAACCCTCGACGTGACGTTCAAGGGCGCGACCATCGCGGACGTACTGGAGATGGAAGTCGACGAAGCCCTGGAGTTCTTCGAGGCGAACCCCGGCATCCGCCGCCGACTCCAGCTGCTCAAGGACGTCGGCCTGGGCTACATGAAACTCGGCCAGCCCTCGACGACGCTCTCGGGCGGCGAGGCCCAGCGCGTCAAACTCGCCGAAGAGTTGGGCAAGAAGGACTCGGGCGAGACGCTCTACTTGCTCGACGAACCCACCACTGGCCTCCACTCCGAGGACGAGCGCAAGTTGATCGAGGTGCTCCACCGCCTCGCCGACGCCGGCAACACGGTGGTCGTCATCGAACACGAACTCGACCTAGTGAAAAACGCCGACCACGTCGTCGACCTCGGTCCGGAGGGCGGCGACGGCGGCGGCGAACTCGTCGCGACGGGGACGCCCGAAGCGGTCGCCCGCGAGGACGGCTCCCACACCGGGCGCTATCTGCGCGACCTGCTGCCGGACGTGGATCTCGCGGGCCCACGCGACGACCGGAAGAAACCCGCGAAAGCCGCGAGCGACGACTAG
- a CDS encoding ribonuclease catalytic domain-containing protein, with translation MTNDAEAQAQAGTAEGQGPVEVSPAEARQLQEKREELFEEFEIRDEFPPEVLREARERTEGVQQEIEDELDERRDLRDLTAWTTDPIDAQDFDDAISVREEDDAYRIWVHIADVTHYVHPDSTMWEEAVERGNTVYLPSYTIHMLPPTLAETVCSLVPDEDRLAHTVEMELDPETLSFETIDIYKSVIRSDERLTYSQCEKRLEDPEAPLHEENTLAFELADRMHEQRKEDGSLVLNPRRDRAHTIIEECMLKANKAVTHELMWNRGVEAMYRVHPQPTPDQWNDALREIQELNGVSIPSDKWDDPRKAVNGALETAPDRMLSKIQRAVLKVMPRAKYMNDPFGGHHALNFDIYGHFTSPIRRLSDLINHWIVHENDVPEDLIALCDRASDRQKDGETVERLYKGFMEEIGLDPYAVNNRGIVTVDEDGTVLDENGLPPEED, from the coding sequence ATGACGAACGACGCGGAGGCGCAGGCCCAGGCCGGGACGGCCGAGGGCCAAGGTCCGGTCGAGGTTTCGCCGGCCGAAGCGCGCCAGTTGCAGGAGAAGCGCGAGGAACTGTTCGAGGAGTTCGAGATTCGCGACGAGTTTCCCCCGGAGGTGCTCCGGGAGGCACGCGAACGAACTGAGGGCGTCCAGCAGGAGATCGAGGACGAACTCGACGAGCGTCGCGACCTGCGGGATCTGACGGCCTGGACGACCGACCCTATCGACGCGCAGGACTTCGACGACGCTATCAGCGTCCGCGAGGAGGACGACGCCTACCGCATCTGGGTCCACATCGCCGACGTGACCCATTACGTCCACCCCGACTCCACGATGTGGGAGGAGGCCGTCGAGCGCGGGAACACCGTCTATCTCCCGTCCTACACCATCCACATGCTTCCGCCGACGCTCGCGGAGACGGTGTGTTCGCTCGTGCCCGACGAGGACCGTCTCGCCCACACCGTCGAGATGGAACTCGACCCCGAGACGCTCTCCTTCGAGACCATCGACATCTACAAATCCGTCATTCGGAGCGACGAGCGCCTCACCTACAGTCAGTGTGAGAAGCGTCTCGAGGACCCCGAGGCGCCGCTGCACGAGGAGAACACCCTCGCGTTCGAACTCGCCGACCGGATGCACGAACAGCGTAAGGAGGACGGCTCGCTCGTTCTCAACCCCCGACGGGACCGCGCTCACACCATCATCGAGGAATGCATGCTAAAGGCCAACAAGGCCGTCACGCACGAACTGATGTGGAACCGCGGCGTCGAAGCGATGTACCGCGTCCACCCACAGCCGACCCCGGACCAGTGGAACGACGCCCTCCGCGAGATTCAGGAGCTCAACGGCGTCTCCATCCCCTCCGACAAGTGGGACGACCCCCGGAAGGCCGTCAACGGCGCGCTCGAAACCGCGCCCGACCGGATGCTCTCGAAGATTCAGCGCGCCGTGTTGAAGGTGATGCCCCGCGCGAAGTACATGAACGACCCCTTCGGCGGTCACCACGCCCTCAACTTCGACATCTACGGCCATTTCACCTCGCCGATCCGGCGGCTCTCCGACCTGATCAACCACTGGATCGTCCACGAGAACGACGTGCCCGAGGACTTGATCGCGCTCTGTGACCGCGCCTCGGACCGGCAGAAGGACGGGGAGACCGTCGAACGCCTGTATAAAGGGTTCATGGAGGAGATCGGTCTCGATCCCTACGCGGTGAACAACCGCGGTATCGTCACTGTCGACGAGGACGGGACGGTGCTGGACGAGAACGGACTGCCGCCCGAAGAGGACTGA
- a CDS encoding RNA-binding protein has translation MEVKSRHHLRSDEIRELETTLAEALGVDLDGDTYERVDLVGTEFDLVLVDGVPAVFVFEGEPFLTVRGANAYPPERRVVTVDAGAVQFVSDGADVMRPGIVDADEDIDPGDLVVIVEETHDKALAVGRAREPGDDMVGDSGKVVESVHHVGDDLYEFSV, from the coding sequence ATGGAGGTCAAATCACGCCACCACCTGCGGAGCGACGAAATACGGGAGTTGGAGACGACGCTCGCCGAGGCGCTGGGCGTCGACCTCGACGGCGACACCTACGAGCGCGTCGACCTCGTGGGGACGGAGTTCGATCTGGTGCTCGTCGACGGCGTCCCGGCCGTCTTCGTCTTCGAGGGCGAGCCGTTCCTGACGGTTCGCGGGGCCAACGCCTACCCGCCGGAACGACGGGTCGTCACCGTCGACGCCGGCGCCGTCCAGTTCGTGAGCGACGGCGCGGACGTGATGCGCCCGGGCATCGTCGACGCCGACGAGGATATCGATCCCGGCGACTTAGTCGTCATCGTCGAAGAGACCCATGACAAGGCGCTGGCGGTCGGTCGCGCGCGCGAACCCGGCGACGACATGGTCGGTGACTCGGGCAAAGTCGTGGAGTCGGTCCACCACGTCGGCGACGACCTCTACGAGTTTTCGGTCTGA